One genomic segment of Labilithrix sp. includes these proteins:
- a CDS encoding prolyl oligopeptidase family serine peptidase — MRKLFVAAGVVLFACSAPAERELAQDVGANEPVGESSAAATDSACPTFRAGAHEGFVVSGQARSFQVLLPPASFAGPRPILFAYHGTSESGARFVSRARLAEFAARGFVVIAPDAKGNGSFWPVWDAMHLPSASAPRNLDVDLFDRLLSCATSKLSIDRTRVFATGHSAGGIFTNHLLRARSSVLAGGIPASGVFDLTGPAGPPPSLDGMLVIVTWGGDNDRYSGSTPSGVHVPEFSFVEQASLASKYYSAQSGVDHVRCRGNDVGHAWIPANDWFIDLMLAHPKGTPAGSLQLPPLPPGARASCSTQPYELAPLPQMTCPSTPRSGCTETCQLVADCAVENRTVGPSLASALRNMGFTTSSCGGCVQRCQAGATSAADQRVLACISDWAQGETCEAGGIEGAFPFFLIVNQCCSNAAGSAMCRQVCSALDSNPAAKAFFPVCQSF; from the coding sequence GTGCGGAAGCTCTTCGTGGCGGCTGGCGTCGTTTTGTTCGCGTGCTCGGCGCCGGCGGAGAGGGAGCTGGCGCAAGACGTCGGCGCGAACGAGCCGGTCGGTGAGAGCAGCGCCGCGGCGACGGACAGCGCGTGCCCGACGTTCCGCGCCGGCGCGCACGAGGGCTTCGTCGTCTCCGGGCAGGCGCGGAGCTTCCAGGTGCTGCTCCCGCCCGCGTCGTTCGCGGGGCCGCGGCCGATCCTCTTCGCGTACCACGGCACGTCGGAGAGCGGCGCTCGCTTCGTGAGCCGCGCGCGGCTCGCCGAGTTCGCGGCGCGCGGGTTCGTCGTCATCGCGCCGGACGCGAAGGGCAACGGGAGCTTCTGGCCGGTCTGGGACGCGATGCACCTTCCGAGCGCGAGCGCGCCGCGGAACCTCGACGTCGACTTGTTCGATCGCCTCCTCTCGTGCGCGACGTCGAAGCTCTCGATCGATCGCACCCGCGTCTTCGCGACCGGCCACTCCGCGGGCGGCATCTTCACGAACCACCTGCTCCGCGCGCGGTCGTCGGTGCTCGCCGGCGGCATCCCGGCGTCGGGCGTCTTCGACCTCACCGGGCCCGCCGGGCCTCCGCCCTCGCTCGACGGCATGCTCGTCATCGTCACGTGGGGCGGCGACAACGATCGCTACTCCGGCTCCACGCCGAGCGGCGTCCACGTGCCGGAGTTCAGCTTCGTCGAGCAGGCCTCGCTCGCGTCGAAGTACTACTCCGCGCAGTCGGGCGTCGATCACGTGCGCTGCCGCGGCAACGACGTCGGGCACGCGTGGATCCCCGCGAACGACTGGTTCATCGACCTGATGCTCGCGCACCCGAAGGGAACCCCCGCCGGCAGCCTGCAGCTGCCGCCGCTGCCGCCGGGCGCGCGCGCCTCGTGCTCGACGCAGCCGTACGAGCTCGCGCCGCTCCCGCAGATGACGTGTCCGTCGACGCCGCGCTCGGGCTGCACCGAGACGTGCCAGCTCGTCGCCGACTGCGCGGTCGAGAACCGGACCGTGGGCCCGTCGCTCGCGAGCGCGCTCCGCAACATGGGCTTCACGACGTCGAGCTGCGGCGGGTGCGTCCAGCGATGCCAGGCCGGCGCGACGAGCGCGGCCGATCAGCGCGTGCTCGCGTGCATCTCCGACTGGGCGCAAGGCGAGACCTGCGAGGCGGGCGGCATCGAGGGCGCGTTCCCGTTCTTCCTCATCGTGAACCAGTGCTGCTCGAACGCGGCGGGCTCGGCGATGTGCCGTCAGGTCTGCAGCGCGCTCGACAGTAACCCCGCCGCGAAGGCGTTCTTCCCGGTCTGCCAGAGCTTCTAG
- a CDS encoding alpha/beta hydrolase, with amino-acid sequence MITNVRRRVGAAVVDGFFNGAARLAKLHPKSKPSHHGVEHVADVAYVPGSSAREHLLDVWRPLPDRQGEGPWPIVFYVHGGGFRILSKDTHWVMGLGFARRGFIVFSISYRLAPSHRFPAAIDDVCAAFAWMTANAARYGGDTSRVVLAGESAGANLVTSLAIALAYEREEPFARRAFATGVVPRAVVPACGVFQVSDLQRLKRRKPKMSPFIADRLHEVEQAYLGPGPWPHGLDLADPVVFFERGEEPARPIPPFFLPVGTKDPLLPDTRRLSEALDVLGVPNETRYYPGELHAFHAFVMRESARQCWRDTFSFLDRYVSPSPSPKGSSADPTPSGAGTSPR; translated from the coding sequence ATGATCACGAACGTGCGCCGCCGCGTCGGGGCGGCGGTCGTCGACGGCTTCTTCAACGGCGCGGCGCGCCTCGCCAAGCTGCACCCCAAGTCGAAGCCCTCCCATCACGGCGTCGAGCACGTCGCCGACGTCGCCTACGTCCCGGGCTCGAGCGCGCGCGAGCACCTCCTCGACGTCTGGCGTCCGCTGCCGGATCGGCAAGGCGAGGGCCCGTGGCCGATCGTGTTCTACGTGCACGGCGGCGGCTTCCGCATCCTCTCGAAGGACACGCACTGGGTGATGGGCCTCGGCTTCGCGCGCCGCGGCTTCATCGTGTTCAGCATCAGCTACCGCCTCGCGCCGAGCCACCGCTTCCCCGCCGCGATCGACGACGTGTGCGCCGCGTTCGCGTGGATGACCGCGAACGCCGCGCGCTACGGCGGCGACACGAGCCGCGTCGTCCTCGCGGGGGAGTCGGCGGGCGCGAACCTCGTCACGAGCCTCGCGATCGCGCTCGCGTACGAGCGGGAGGAGCCCTTCGCGCGGCGGGCCTTCGCGACCGGCGTCGTCCCGCGCGCGGTCGTGCCCGCGTGCGGCGTCTTCCAGGTGAGCGACCTCCAGCGCCTCAAGCGGCGGAAGCCGAAGATGTCGCCCTTCATCGCGGACCGCCTCCACGAGGTCGAGCAGGCGTACCTCGGCCCGGGCCCGTGGCCGCACGGCCTCGACCTCGCCGATCCGGTCGTGTTCTTCGAGCGCGGCGAGGAGCCGGCCCGCCCGATCCCGCCGTTCTTCTTGCCGGTCGGGACGAAGGACCCGCTCCTGCCGGACACGCGTCGCTTGAGCGAGGCGCTCGACGTGCTGGGCGTGCCGAACGAGACCCGCTACTACCCGGGCGAGCTCCACGCGTTCCACGCCTTCGTGATGCGGGAGAGCGCGCGGCAGTGCTGGCGGGACACGTTCTCGTTCCTCGACCGGTACGTCAGCCCGTCACCTTCCCCCAAGGGATCGAGCGCGGACCCGACTCCGAGTGGAGCCGGAACCTCGCCACGCTGA
- a CDS encoding M20/M25/M40 family metallo-hydrolase, whose product MAILTPLRLTLALFALAAALVAWRYSPPASAAADAPADRFSAARAREVQSALAGDGATRWAGTEGNRRGREAMAAALEKSGWKVATQRERSCTRYGVCVPVVNVVAELEGKEPALPGVLVSAHHDSVLAGPGASDDGVGTAAVVEAARAIAAGPRPRRNVVVLLSDGEELGLAGAEAFVRAHPLAEKVRATVNVDARGSGGPSQMFETSRGNAAIVSLMAEHLERPVTTSLFYEVYRRMPNDTDFSVTKTIAAGVNFANTARVEHYHTPLDDVAHADLGTLQHHGDHVLAMTRAFANGDVAARGDDDAVWFDVLALAIVRWPEGWSLLLALLSVAFVLRHTIRARIFDRGLAVFPAMLAFGGSAATALDAVMSGLKAYPSPWIAQPWAAIAAIELGAIGAGLFVARWLADKASPRTLWSGVWLGWALLGCVVAKVAPGGSYLFVVPALAAGVLGSAPFGVACVAPAVVAAVLVLALRVGLYDALGFTVAPLLALPPLLLATTLAPLLPATTKRAAPALGALAVAGALVAALLPKYSAEHPQRVNVELRQDEGGARVFVDTGWGAALWGPPPAAMLAAANATGATAQALPWMRAAPYADHPRVEAAPPVFEVASAVDDGGHHRIKGRVRSARGAPLVAFFFPKERHVEVKVDGRYAYTRAFGTGSLLAVVLAEGESVAVELDVSGSGAVAFELFDRTAGLPAGSKAEAVARARQPAQTPSQDGDVTVLSTKLTL is encoded by the coding sequence GTGGCGATCCTCACGCCTCTGCGTCTGACGCTCGCGCTCTTCGCGCTCGCCGCGGCGCTCGTCGCGTGGCGCTATTCGCCGCCCGCGTCGGCGGCGGCCGACGCGCCGGCGGATCGGTTCTCCGCCGCGCGCGCGCGCGAGGTGCAGAGCGCGCTCGCCGGCGACGGCGCGACGCGGTGGGCGGGGACGGAGGGCAACCGGCGCGGGCGCGAGGCGATGGCGGCCGCGCTCGAGAAGAGCGGCTGGAAGGTGGCGACGCAGCGCGAGCGATCGTGCACGCGCTACGGCGTCTGCGTGCCGGTCGTGAACGTCGTCGCGGAGCTCGAGGGCAAGGAGCCCGCGCTGCCGGGCGTGCTCGTGAGCGCGCATCACGACTCCGTCCTCGCGGGGCCCGGCGCGAGCGACGACGGGGTCGGGACCGCGGCGGTGGTCGAGGCCGCGCGCGCGATCGCGGCGGGGCCGCGGCCGCGGCGGAACGTAGTCGTGCTCCTCTCCGACGGCGAGGAGCTCGGCCTCGCGGGGGCGGAGGCGTTCGTGCGCGCGCATCCGCTCGCGGAGAAGGTCCGCGCCACCGTGAACGTCGACGCGCGCGGGAGCGGGGGCCCTTCGCAGATGTTCGAGACGAGCCGCGGCAACGCCGCGATCGTGTCGCTGATGGCGGAGCACCTCGAGCGGCCGGTGACGACCTCGCTCTTCTACGAGGTCTACCGCCGGATGCCGAACGACACCGACTTCAGCGTCACGAAGACGATCGCCGCGGGCGTCAACTTCGCGAACACGGCGCGGGTCGAGCACTACCACACGCCGCTCGACGACGTGGCGCACGCGGACCTCGGCACGCTCCAGCACCACGGCGATCACGTCCTCGCGATGACGCGCGCGTTCGCGAACGGCGACGTCGCGGCGCGCGGCGACGACGACGCGGTGTGGTTCGACGTCCTCGCGCTCGCGATCGTGCGCTGGCCCGAGGGCTGGTCGCTCTTGCTCGCCCTCCTCTCCGTCGCGTTCGTCCTCCGCCACACGATCCGCGCGCGTATCTTCGATCGAGGTTTGGCTGTATTTCCGGCTATGCTCGCTTTTGGTGGAAGTGCCGCTACCGCGCTCGACGCGGTGATGAGCGGCCTGAAGGCGTACCCGTCGCCGTGGATCGCGCAGCCGTGGGCGGCGATCGCGGCGATCGAGCTCGGCGCGATCGGGGCGGGGCTCTTCGTCGCGCGGTGGCTCGCGGACAAGGCGTCGCCGCGGACGCTGTGGTCGGGCGTGTGGCTCGGCTGGGCGCTCCTCGGTTGTGTCGTCGCGAAGGTCGCGCCGGGCGGGTCGTACTTGTTCGTCGTGCCCGCGCTCGCGGCTGGCGTCCTTGGCTCCGCGCCGTTCGGGGTCGCGTGCGTCGCGCCGGCGGTGGTCGCGGCGGTGCTCGTGCTCGCGCTCCGCGTCGGGCTCTACGACGCGCTCGGGTTCACCGTCGCGCCGCTGCTCGCGCTCCCGCCGCTCCTCCTCGCGACGACGCTCGCGCCGCTCCTCCCCGCGACGACGAAGCGCGCGGCCCCGGCGCTGGGCGCGCTCGCGGTCGCGGGGGCCCTCGTCGCGGCGCTCCTCCCGAAGTATTCGGCGGAGCATCCGCAGCGCGTGAACGTGGAGCTCCGGCAGGACGAGGGCGGCGCGCGCGTGTTCGTCGACACGGGGTGGGGGGCGGCGCTGTGGGGACCGCCGCCCGCGGCGATGCTCGCCGCCGCGAACGCGACCGGCGCGACGGCGCAGGCGCTGCCGTGGATGCGCGCCGCGCCGTACGCCGACCATCCGCGCGTCGAGGCGGCGCCGCCGGTCTTCGAGGTCGCGTCGGCGGTCGACGACGGCGGGCATCATCGCATCAAGGGCCGCGTGCGCTCCGCGCGCGGCGCGCCGCTCGTGGCGTTCTTCTTCCCGAAGGAGCGACACGTGGAGGTGAAGGTCGACGGCCGCTATGCGTACACGCGCGCCTTCGGCACCGGCAGCCTGCTCGCGGTCGTGCTCGCGGAGGGGGAGAGCGTCGCGGTGGAGCTCGACGTGAGCGGCAGCGGCGCGGTCGCGTTCGAGCTCTTCGATCGCACCGCGGGCCTGCCGGCGGGCTCGAAGGCCGAGGCGGTCGCGCGGGCGCGGCAGCCCGCGCAGACCCCCTCGCAGGACGGCGACGTCACGGTCCTCTCGACGAAGCTCACGCTCTGA
- a CDS encoding TetR/AcrR family transcriptional regulator, translating to MARSKAARALPTQERAHETVKALLDATEQVAARVGFQAATTKEIARVAGVSAGTLYRYYPSKEVLLNALVRRQWEAGVHDFGGRVALLREERFDVVVEEVVKHAFDMVATRVATFGKMQIELGHVVQVNAELVTAAVAVVRGALERRSAELAEVDLDVAALLVVRTVVFLARVGAQEYADLVASGRYPAEVARMVRRYLAK from the coding sequence GTGGCGCGATCGAAGGCGGCCCGCGCGCTCCCGACGCAGGAGCGCGCGCACGAGACGGTGAAGGCGCTCCTCGACGCGACGGAGCAGGTCGCCGCGCGGGTCGGCTTCCAGGCCGCGACGACGAAGGAGATCGCGCGCGTCGCCGGCGTGAGCGCGGGCACGCTCTATCGCTACTACCCGTCGAAGGAGGTGCTGCTCAACGCGCTCGTGCGGCGGCAATGGGAGGCGGGGGTGCACGACTTCGGCGGCCGCGTCGCGCTCCTCCGCGAGGAGCGCTTCGACGTCGTCGTCGAGGAGGTCGTGAAGCACGCGTTCGACATGGTCGCGACGCGCGTCGCCACCTTCGGCAAGATGCAGATCGAGCTCGGCCACGTCGTGCAGGTCAACGCCGAGCTCGTCACCGCCGCGGTCGCGGTCGTGCGCGGCGCGCTCGAGCGGCGATCGGCCGAGCTCGCCGAGGTCGACCTCGACGTCGCGGCGCTCCTCGTCGTGCGCACGGTCGTGTTCCTCGCCCGCGTCGGCGCGCAGGAGTACGCCGACCTCGTCGCGTCGGGCCGCTACCCGGCCGAGGTCGCGCGCATGGTCCGCCGCTACCTCGCGAAGTAA
- a CDS encoding SDR family oxidoreductase, translating into MGDLDGRTFVVTGANTGIGRVTAEALAKRGGKVILACRSEDKARPVVDAIVAAGGDAAFHALDLADLAATRRSAERLLAKDEPIHVLVNNAGLAGKRGQTKDGFELTFGTNHLGPFLFTRLLLPRLRESRPARVVNVSSGSHYGAHAIPWAQLRESTRSLTGIPEYNVSKLCQVLFTKSLARGEAGEGVTSSSLHPGTMIATDIWRTVPSFARPVLRLFMMPLEDGAKTTLHCATDPDVPAHDGDYWTDCELKAPNPIANDVALQDELWRRCEEWTR; encoded by the coding sequence ATGGGCGATCTCGACGGACGGACCTTCGTCGTCACCGGCGCGAACACCGGCATCGGACGCGTGACCGCGGAGGCGCTCGCGAAGCGCGGCGGCAAGGTCATCCTCGCCTGCCGCTCGGAGGACAAGGCGCGCCCCGTCGTCGACGCGATCGTCGCCGCCGGCGGCGACGCCGCGTTCCACGCGCTCGATCTCGCCGACCTCGCCGCGACGCGCCGCTCGGCGGAGCGGCTCCTCGCGAAGGACGAGCCGATCCACGTCCTCGTCAACAACGCCGGCCTCGCCGGAAAGCGCGGGCAGACGAAGGACGGCTTCGAGCTCACCTTCGGCACGAACCACCTCGGTCCGTTCCTGTTCACGCGCCTCCTCTTGCCGCGCCTCCGCGAGTCCAGGCCCGCGCGCGTCGTCAACGTGTCGAGCGGCTCCCACTACGGCGCGCACGCGATCCCGTGGGCGCAGCTGCGCGAATCGACGCGGAGCCTCACCGGCATCCCCGAGTACAACGTCAGCAAGCTGTGTCAGGTGCTCTTCACGAAGAGCCTCGCGCGCGGCGAGGCCGGCGAGGGCGTGACGAGCTCGTCGCTCCATCCCGGCACGATGATCGCGACGGACATCTGGCGCACGGTCCCCTCCTTCGCGCGCCCCGTCCTGCGCCTCTTCATGATGCCGCTCGAGGACGGCGCGAAGACGACGCTCCACTGCGCGACCGATCCCGACGTGCCGGCGCACGACGGCGACTACTGGACCGACTGCGAGCTCAAGGCGCCGAACCCGATCGCGAACGACGTCGCGCTGCAGGACGAGCTCTGGCGACGCTGCGAGGAGTGGACGCGCTAG
- the uvrA gene encoding excinuclease ABC subunit UvrA produces MRALVSSARPVPALRRGKEPDAIEVRGAREHNLDVPFLTIPKRALVVFTGPSGSGKSSLAFDTLYAEGQRRYLETLSAYARQFLGQLERPHVEKIRGLSPTIAIEQKSAASNPRSTVGTITEVMDYLRVLYARAGQQRCTQCGKQVKARSAQELAQEIAELPKGSKVRVLARLVTHRKGEHKELFTDLKARGFLRVEVGGASHSLDDPPALQKHVKHTIDLVIDRVIIGSVAPARLAEAVESALREGKGELIAGIDDRRVEYSANRACCGRSYPELSPQSFSFNSPLGMCPDCNGLGTRAEIDPELVVVDKSLSLKDGAIAPWASAMARGDGWVFRIASAAAKACGVRLDTAWKDIPKDKQKKLLFGLGGEKLGVKWGSQSTSSHGTFEVKFAGVIPTLERLYKDTSSDMMRDWYGRFFRDRPCKACGGSRLRKESLAVYVGSKNLAEVTSLTVGAALEHSRTLSLTKAQRTIAEGALVEIDARLRFLLDVGLDYLTLDRSGPTLSGGEAQRIRLASQLGSELSGVMYVLDEPSIGLHPRDNARLIATLRHLRDLGNTVLVVEHDEETIRAADHVVDFGPGAGHLGGKVVSEGTPDMIMSDPNSLTGAFLVGYKRIEVPASRRAAKGKIEIKGAREHNLRRVDVSIPLGVLCCVTGVSGAGKSSLVNGILLPALGRHLHGSQDAVGAHDKLTGIDALDKVIAIDQKPIGRTPRSNPGTYTKAFDCIRDVFAQLPDARARGYDAGRFSFNVKGGRCEACSGDGEVKVEMHFLADVRVPCEVCGGTRFNEATREIRFKGKNVADVLDTSVDECRELFSAFPQLKRILDTLVSVGLGYMKIGQPAPTLSGGEAQRVKLSRELGKTQTGKTLYVLDEPTTGLHFEDIQRLLSVLQRLVDAGNTVVVIEHNLDVVKCADWIVDLGPEGGAGGGLVVAEGTPEDVVRGAKTSGSHTGRFLAELLKPPARTSRRRASDSRGPRLATSAR; encoded by the coding sequence ATGCGCGCGCTCGTCTCGTCCGCTCGTCCCGTCCCCGCCCTTCGCCGCGGGAAGGAGCCGGACGCGATCGAGGTGCGCGGCGCGCGCGAGCACAACCTCGACGTCCCGTTCCTCACGATCCCGAAGCGCGCGCTCGTCGTGTTCACCGGACCGTCCGGCTCCGGCAAGTCGAGCCTCGCGTTCGACACGCTCTACGCCGAGGGCCAGCGCCGCTACCTCGAGACGCTCTCCGCCTACGCGCGCCAGTTCCTCGGCCAGCTCGAGCGCCCCCACGTCGAGAAGATCCGCGGCCTCTCGCCGACGATCGCGATCGAGCAGAAGAGCGCCGCGTCGAACCCGCGCTCCACCGTCGGCACGATCACCGAGGTCATGGACTACCTCCGCGTGCTCTACGCGCGCGCCGGCCAGCAGCGCTGCACGCAGTGCGGGAAGCAGGTGAAGGCGCGGAGCGCGCAGGAGCTCGCGCAGGAGATCGCCGAGCTCCCGAAGGGCTCGAAGGTCCGCGTCCTCGCGCGCCTCGTCACCCATCGCAAGGGCGAGCACAAGGAGCTCTTCACCGACCTCAAGGCGCGCGGCTTCCTCCGCGTCGAGGTCGGCGGCGCGAGCCATTCGCTCGACGATCCGCCCGCGCTCCAGAAGCACGTGAAGCACACGATCGACCTCGTGATCGATCGCGTCATCATCGGCAGCGTCGCGCCGGCGCGCCTCGCCGAGGCGGTGGAGTCCGCGCTGCGGGAGGGCAAGGGCGAGCTCATCGCCGGCATCGACGACCGGCGCGTCGAGTACAGCGCGAACCGCGCCTGCTGCGGGCGGAGCTACCCCGAGCTGTCGCCGCAGAGCTTCTCCTTCAACTCGCCGCTCGGCATGTGCCCCGATTGCAACGGCCTCGGCACGCGCGCGGAGATCGATCCCGAGCTCGTCGTCGTCGACAAGTCGCTCTCGCTCAAGGACGGCGCGATCGCGCCGTGGGCGAGCGCGATGGCGCGCGGCGACGGCTGGGTGTTCCGCATCGCGTCCGCCGCGGCGAAGGCGTGCGGCGTGCGCCTCGACACGGCGTGGAAGGACATCCCGAAGGACAAGCAGAAGAAGCTCCTCTTCGGCCTCGGCGGGGAGAAGCTCGGCGTGAAGTGGGGGAGCCAATCGACCTCGAGCCACGGCACCTTCGAGGTGAAGTTCGCCGGCGTCATCCCCACGCTCGAGCGCCTCTACAAGGACACGTCGAGCGACATGATGCGCGACTGGTACGGTCGCTTCTTCCGCGATCGTCCGTGCAAGGCGTGCGGCGGCTCGCGGCTCCGCAAGGAGAGCCTCGCGGTCTACGTCGGCTCGAAGAACCTCGCCGAGGTCACGTCGCTCACGGTCGGCGCGGCGCTCGAGCACTCGCGCACGCTCTCGCTCACGAAGGCGCAGCGCACGATCGCGGAGGGCGCGCTCGTGGAGATCGACGCGCGGCTCCGCTTCCTCCTCGACGTCGGGCTCGACTACCTCACGCTCGATCGCTCCGGCCCCACGCTCTCGGGCGGCGAGGCGCAGCGCATCCGCCTCGCGAGCCAGCTCGGGAGCGAGCTCTCCGGCGTGATGTACGTCCTCGACGAGCCGTCGATCGGGCTCCACCCGCGCGACAACGCGCGCCTCATCGCGACGCTCCGTCACCTCCGCGATCTCGGCAACACCGTCCTCGTGGTCGAGCACGACGAGGAGACGATCCGCGCGGCCGATCACGTCGTCGACTTCGGTCCCGGCGCGGGGCACCTCGGCGGCAAGGTCGTCTCGGAGGGCACGCCCGACATGATCATGTCGGATCCGAACAGCCTGACCGGCGCGTTCCTGGTGGGGTACAAGCGCATCGAGGTGCCGGCGTCGCGACGCGCGGCGAAGGGGAAGATCGAGATCAAGGGCGCGCGCGAGCACAACCTCCGCCGGGTCGACGTGAGCATCCCGCTCGGCGTCCTCTGCTGCGTCACCGGCGTGAGCGGCGCGGGGAAGAGCTCGCTCGTGAACGGCATCCTGCTCCCGGCGCTGGGTCGTCACCTCCACGGCTCGCAGGACGCGGTCGGCGCGCACGACAAGCTCACCGGCATCGACGCGCTCGACAAGGTGATCGCGATCGATCAGAAGCCGATCGGCCGCACGCCGCGCTCGAACCCCGGCACGTACACGAAGGCGTTCGATTGCATCCGCGACGTGTTCGCGCAGCTCCCCGACGCGCGCGCGCGCGGCTACGACGCGGGTCGCTTCTCGTTCAACGTGAAGGGCGGGCGCTGCGAGGCGTGCAGCGGCGACGGCGAGGTGAAGGTGGAGATGCACTTCCTCGCCGACGTGCGCGTGCCGTGCGAGGTCTGCGGCGGCACGCGCTTCAACGAGGCGACGCGCGAGATCCGCTTCAAGGGCAAGAACGTCGCGGACGTCCTCGACACGAGCGTCGACGAGTGCCGCGAGCTGTTCTCCGCGTTCCCGCAGCTCAAGCGCATCCTCGACACGCTCGTCTCGGTCGGCCTCGGCTACATGAAGATCGGGCAGCCGGCGCCGACGCTGTCGGGCGGCGAGGCGCAGCGCGTGAAGCTCTCGCGCGAGCTCGGCAAGACGCAGACGGGCAAGACGCTCTACGTCCTCGACGAGCCGACGACGGGCCTCCACTTCGAGGACATCCAGCGCCTCCTCTCGGTGCTCCAGCGCCTCGTCGACGCGGGCAACACGGTCGTCGTCATCGAGCACAACCTCGACGTCGTGAAGTGCGCGGACTGGATCGTCGACCTCGGCCCCGAGGGCGGCGCGGGCGGCGGCCTCGTCGTCGCGGAGGGCACGCCGGAGGACGTCGTCCGCGGCGCGAAGACGAGCGGCTCGCACACGGGCCGCTTCCTCGCGGAGCTCCTCAAGCCGCCGGCGCGGACCTCACGACGCCGCGCGTCCGACTCGAGAGGGCCTCGCCTGGCAACCTCGGCTCGATAG
- a CDS encoding YihY/virulence factor BrkB family protein, with amino-acid sequence MRALSVLKHAYELFSGKGARFLGAAIAFYALLSAAPLFLLVLMIVGAVFGRGRAEEALWGGLERWVAPEGLATVRQLTERFEQVEGSRRVIGLLVVVYGSTRLFRALRRALNQLWGIDLEAIESQRKTHVKYGRRYGIGLALALFVALMVATIVVEKSAFAFFAVPAGVVWAVDLLTSGLGTFVLFTVLFRVLPETDVTMREALTSAFVSTLLFTLGSTLVTTYVRHKHMNDLYAGASALVLVVVWVYYSAQVFFFGACVGAALRQEQRSAMLAP; translated from the coding sequence GTGCGCGCGCTGTCGGTCCTCAAGCACGCTTACGAGCTGTTCTCGGGGAAAGGTGCGCGTTTCCTCGGCGCCGCGATCGCGTTCTACGCGCTGCTCTCGGCCGCGCCGCTCTTCCTCCTCGTGCTCATGATCGTCGGCGCCGTGTTCGGACGCGGGCGGGCGGAGGAGGCGCTCTGGGGCGGGCTCGAGCGGTGGGTCGCGCCGGAGGGGCTCGCGACGGTCCGGCAGCTGACCGAGCGCTTCGAGCAGGTCGAGGGATCGCGGCGCGTCATCGGCCTGCTCGTCGTCGTCTACGGCAGCACGCGGCTCTTCCGCGCGCTGCGCCGCGCGCTCAACCAGCTCTGGGGGATCGACCTCGAGGCGATCGAGAGCCAGCGCAAGACGCACGTGAAGTACGGGCGGCGCTACGGCATCGGCCTCGCGCTCGCGCTCTTCGTCGCGCTCATGGTCGCCACGATCGTCGTGGAGAAATCGGCGTTCGCGTTCTTCGCGGTGCCGGCCGGCGTGGTGTGGGCGGTCGATCTCCTCACGTCGGGGCTCGGCACCTTCGTCCTCTTCACCGTGCTCTTCCGCGTGTTGCCGGAGACGGACGTGACGATGCGCGAGGCGCTCACGAGCGCGTTCGTGAGCACGTTGCTGTTCACGCTCGGCTCCACCCTCGTGACCACGTACGTCCGCCACAAGCACATGAACGACCTCTACGCCGGGGCGAGCGCGCTCGTGCTCGTGGTGGTGTGGGTCTACTACTCCGCGCAGGTCTTCTTCTTCGGCGCGTGCGTCGGCGCAGCATTGCGCCAGGAGCAGAGGTCGGCGATGCTCGCGCCATGA
- a CDS encoding matrixin family metalloprotease — protein sequence MPLRSRSFAFLGAVAAFGAMTRDASAFCRTRTVAVAADYDAATFGCKLDGVPLFWQNACVGYSIFRAGSKKIAYEEAANGLSQAFTRWTGATCPADPVTGRTRPSIDVRDLGPVDCSKIEYVSGAANQNVVLFRDEEWRHGKQVLGLTTVRFNRENGEIFGADMELNTFDMDPLAVRDPVAPNEYDFLSVATHEAGHFLGMGHSDQRSSTMFARYLPGQTVQRNLTPDDIDAVCSVYRPDGQRTVLNTQVLVAPQCDPTPRGGYSTQCEEPSCAVVAFGVPRWRGGGLIAGALGAALFWRRRSASRSASRSS from the coding sequence TTGCCTCTTCGCTCTCGTTCCTTCGCCTTCCTCGGCGCGGTCGCTGCGTTCGGGGCGATGACGCGCGACGCCTCGGCGTTCTGCCGGACGCGCACCGTCGCGGTCGCGGCCGACTACGACGCGGCGACCTTCGGCTGCAAGCTCGATGGCGTCCCGCTCTTCTGGCAGAACGCGTGCGTCGGCTACAGCATCTTCCGCGCGGGCTCGAAGAAGATCGCCTACGAGGAGGCGGCGAACGGCCTCTCGCAGGCGTTCACGCGCTGGACGGGCGCGACCTGCCCGGCCGATCCGGTGACCGGCCGCACGCGCCCGAGCATCGACGTGCGCGACCTCGGTCCCGTCGACTGCTCGAAGATCGAGTACGTCTCCGGCGCCGCGAACCAGAACGTGGTCCTCTTCCGCGACGAGGAGTGGAGGCACGGCAAGCAGGTGCTCGGCCTCACCACCGTGCGCTTCAACCGCGAGAACGGCGAGATCTTCGGCGCGGACATGGAGCTCAACACGTTCGACATGGACCCGCTCGCGGTCCGCGATCCCGTCGCGCCGAACGAGTACGACTTCCTCTCCGTCGCGACGCACGAGGCGGGGCACTTCCTCGGCATGGGCCACTCCGATCAGCGAAGCTCGACGATGTTCGCGCGCTACCTCCCGGGCCAGACCGTGCAGCGGAACCTCACGCCCGACGACATCGACGCGGTGTGCAGCGTCTACCGCCCCGACGGCCAGCGCACGGTGCTCAACACGCAGGTGCTCGTCGCGCCGCAGTGTGACCCGACCCCGCGCGGCGGCTACAGCACGCAATGCGAGGAGCCGAGCTGCGCCGTGGTAGCGTTCGGCGTACCTCGATGGCGGGGCGGCGGTCTCATCGCGGGCGCGCTCGGCGCGGCGCTCTTCTGGCGGCGGCGCTCGGCCTCTCGTTCGGCCTCTCGCTCGTCCTGA